One Miscanthus floridulus cultivar M001 chromosome 11, ASM1932011v1, whole genome shotgun sequence DNA window includes the following coding sequences:
- the LOC136494937 gene encoding ethylene-responsive transcription factor ERF021-like has translation MDQMGKHLQMASMTSGGGGCQSSSSSSSSSQQYRGVRKRKWGKWVSEIRQPGTKTRIWLGSFESAEMAAVAHDVAALRLQGRDAQLNFPGCVAWLPRPATSHPADVRAAAAKAADRVRCDPAALLLQQQVQVQAARCHDHDHEFGAGPGLVVELGSDEEFELGLDSPRLWTEMAEAMLLDPPGWATGVGEAEVAQCWSHGSLWDAC, from the coding sequence ATGGACCAAATGGGCAAGCACCTGCAGATGGCTTCCAtgacgagcggcggcggcggctgccagtcgtcgtcgtcgtcttcttcttcttcgcagCAGTACCGGGGCGTGCGGAAGCGGAAGTGGGGCAAGTGGGTGTCGGAGATCCGGCAGCCGGGCACCAAGACGCGCATCTGGCTCGGCAGCTTCGAGTCGGCCGAGATGGCCGCGGTGGCGCACGACGTGGCCGCGCTGCGCCTGCAGGGCCGCGACGCGCAGCTCAACTTCCCCGGGTGCGTCGCCTGGCTTCCCCGCCCCGCGACCTCGCACCCGGCCGACGTCCGCGCCGCGGCCGCCAAGGCCGCCGACCGGGTGCGCTGCGAcccggcggcgctgctgctgcagcagcaagTGCAGGTGCAGGCGGCGCGGtgccacgaccacgaccacgagTTCGGAGCCGGGCCGGGGCTGGTGGTCGAGCTCGGGAGCGACGAGGAGTTCGAGCTGGGCCTGGACTCGCCCAGGCTGTGGaccgagatggcggaggccatgCTCCTCGACCCGCCGGGCTGGGCCACCGGCGTCGGCGAGGCGGAGGTGGCCCAGTGCTGGTCACACGGCTCCCTCTGGGACGCATGCTAG
- the LOC136493070 gene encoding uncharacterized protein: protein MHLITYFTNIIGVVTIALISIVSILGLICLCRSVYFQLWIKRRGYQRLSYFNGPWLTRITLMLVAFWWGIGEVLRLTFVNGEGRLISNRAWQVNVCKFYIISNLGFAEPGLFLLLSFLLSAALQKQELGTLNRKWNRKTIRAVFILCSPSLIWEACVVFVGGRVSSDDGQQSKVSKYWYSASAIHNGDITCTYPLLSSVFLGAFYIILTVHVMFVGRQMLSLVINKGLRRRIYMLIFATGILLPRASLLGLSVLPWPGELVHEALVFVSFLVLMLAAMVGIVILVYFPVADTSAIGDQEHIEMQASRDISYDSLLT from the coding sequence ATGCACCTGATCACATATTTCACCAATATCATTGGTGTGGTGACCATTGCTCTCATCTCTATAGTCTCCATCTTGGGCCTAATTTGCCTCTGCCGCTCAGTGTACTTCCAACTGTGGATCAAAAGAAGAGGCTACCAGCGGCTTAGCTACTTCAACGGGCCATGGCTGACTCGGATAACATTGATGCTGGTTGCATTCTGGTGGGGTATTGGCGAGGTACTCAGGCTCACCTTTGTGAACGGGGAGGGAAGGCTAATCTCTAACCGGGCATGGCAAGTGAACGTGTGCAAATTCTACATCATCTCAAATCTGGGGTTTGCAGAACCAGGATTGTTCCTCTTGCTCTCTTTCCTTCTTAGTGCAGCTTTGCAGAAGCAAGAGCTTGGTACCTTGAATAGGAAATGGAACCGGAAGACTATACGTGCAGTATTCATTCTCTGCTCGCCTTCTTTGATCTGGGAAGCTTGTGTTGTTTTCGTTGGTGGTCGTGTTTCCTCAGATGACGGTCAGCAATCAAAGGTTTCAAAGTACTGGTATTCTGCCTCTGCAATCCACAACGGCGACATTACATGCACGTATCCACTGTTGAGCAGCGTATTTCTTGGGGCGTTTTACATCATTTTGACTGTCCATGTCATGTTTGTCGGACGTCAGATGCTGTCTTTGGTGATCAACAAGGGACTCCGGCGAAGGATATATATGCTCATTTTTGCCACCGGAATATTACTTCCCCGAGCGTCACTTCTTGGGTTATCAGTTCTTCCTTGGCCTGGTGAATTAGTCCATGAGGCTCTTGTGTTTGTTTCCTTCCTTGTGTTGATGCTTGCTGCTATGGTCGGTATCGTTATTCTGGTTTATTTTCCAGTCGCCGATACTTCTGCCATAGGTGACCAGGAGCATATAGAGATGCAAGCAA